Proteins from one Candidatus Bathyarchaeota archaeon genomic window:
- the hisC gene encoding histidinol-phosphate transaminase, protein MTRLIKDTKERLQDLEQTVHGGNIWDIADENTVRKGEVIDFSSNINPIGPPERVYEAVRENLWKIGFYPQRDSKNLRTKIAERYVGLTYKNVIVGNGSCELIHLFTQAFVESNTLTLIPIPTFSEYYYATCKVGGIVREIEPRGDLTFDVDKIIGTISENSIIFLCNPNNPTGTLLDRKSITDIVDYASRRESLVFVDEGFIDFTEDPERNTLSCNVSKYWNLFVLRSLTKSHGLAGLRIGYGIASEEIIEVMHKLKVPWNVNCLAQAAAEAAIDDDEFLDRARKTILNEKIWMISRLRSIPKLRVYDSEANFILIDMRPSCLTGREVSNRALEFGLMIRDCSSFRGLDEYHIRVAVRKREENTRLIRFFENLLGYV, encoded by the coding sequence TTGACCAGGCTCATTAAAGATACTAAAGAGAGGCTCCAAGACCTTGAGCAGACAGTGCACGGAGGAAACATATGGGACATCGCTGATGAAAACACCGTTAGGAAAGGAGAGGTAATAGATTTCAGCTCTAACATAAACCCTATCGGCCCTCCAGAGAGAGTTTACGAAGCAGTAAGGGAGAACTTGTGGAAGATTGGATTCTACCCTCAGAGAGACTCAAAGAATCTCAGAACAAAGATCGCTGAAAGATATGTGGGCCTCACATACAAGAATGTTATAGTTGGGAACGGTTCATGTGAGCTCATACACCTCTTCACTCAAGCGTTCGTTGAAAGCAACACGTTGACCCTGATTCCGATACCGACATTCAGTGAATATTACTACGCAACATGCAAAGTTGGAGGGATTGTGAGAGAGATTGAGCCGAGGGGAGACCTAACATTTGACGTTGACAAGATCATCGGCACCATAAGTGAAAATAGCATAATCTTCCTATGCAACCCAAACAATCCAACAGGCACCCTATTAGACAGAAAAAGTATAACAGATATAGTCGACTACGCATCCAGAAGGGAGAGTCTAGTATTTGTAGATGAAGGATTCATAGACTTCACTGAGGATCCTGAGAGAAACACATTGTCATGTAATGTAAGTAAATACTGGAATCTATTCGTCCTGAGAAGTTTAACCAAATCTCATGGTCTCGCCGGGCTGAGGATTGGGTATGGCATAGCCTCTGAAGAGATCATTGAGGTCATGCATAAGTTGAAGGTTCCTTGGAATGTCAATTGCCTCGCCCAAGCAGCGGCAGAGGCTGCTATTGATGATGATGAGTTTTTAGACAGGGCAAGGAAAACCATCTTGAATGAGAAAATATGGATGATCAGTCGCCTAAGGTCTATTCCTAAGTTGAGGGTTTACGACTCCGAAGCGAACTTCATTCTTATCGACATGAGACCTTCATGCCTAACAGGTCGAGAAGTATCCAATCGAGCATTGGAATTCGGGTTAATGATAAGGGATTGCAGCTCATTCAGAGGCTTGGATGAATACCACATAAGAGTCGCTGTGAGAAAAAGGGAGGAGAATACTCGACTCATACGCTTCTTTGAGAATCTCCTAGGATATGTCTGA
- a CDS encoding cobalamin biosynthesis protein, translating into MATTIFHIDPISQILMLTIALIFDLLFGEPPETIHPTVIVGGIIERFDRLLRKVETCKKIIGFLLTSTTLILAAYLSFTILETLRSVLGQAGYLIVGGFILKTTFAVKSMELHVNPIMEALEAGEIQAARRALSKIVRRNTEQLDERLCSSATIESIAESTVDGIISPIFYYMLLGVPGAVTFRVINTLDSIVGYKDEEHIELGWFPAKIDTVANYLPARLTGLIMVLTSAILGFDWRNCFKTLLSEHGKTESLNAGWPMSAMAGSLKVQLWKIGSYKLAEEFGLPNRTDIGSAIKVMKVTTIIFITGAFMKLILISFLMRGEI; encoded by the coding sequence ATGGCCACGACAATATTTCACATAGACCCAATATCCCAAATACTCATGCTGACCATAGCCTTAATCTTCGATCTACTTTTTGGAGAACCCCCCGAGACCATCCATCCAACAGTTATAGTAGGAGGAATCATTGAGAGGTTTGATAGGCTACTCAGAAAGGTCGAGACTTGTAAGAAGATTATTGGATTTCTATTAACTTCAACCACCCTTATATTAGCGGCATATCTTTCCTTCACAATCCTCGAAACCTTGAGGAGTGTGTTGGGTCAAGCTGGATATCTGATTGTTGGAGGTTTCATACTTAAGACAACATTTGCAGTCAAATCTATGGAGTTGCACGTCAACCCTATAATGGAGGCATTGGAAGCTGGTGAGATTCAAGCAGCCAGAAGGGCCTTGAGCAAGATAGTGAGACGAAACACGGAGCAATTGGATGAGAGGCTCTGCTCATCCGCAACAATAGAGTCTATAGCCGAGAGTACAGTCGACGGCATAATCTCCCCAATCTTCTATTATATGCTGTTAGGTGTACCAGGGGCTGTCACATTCAGAGTCATAAACACATTAGACTCGATAGTCGGCTACAAGGACGAGGAACATATTGAACTTGGATGGTTTCCAGCGAAGATAGATACTGTCGCAAACTATTTGCCGGCAAGACTCACAGGGTTAATCATGGTCCTCACCTCGGCAATACTGGGATTCGACTGGAGAAACTGTTTCAAGACCTTGCTCTCCGAACATGGGAAGACAGAGAGTCTCAACGCTGGCTGGCCGATGTCTGCGATGGCGGGATCTCTCAAGGTTCAACTTTGGAAGATTGGGTCTTACAAGTTGGCTGAAGAGTTCGGCTTGCCAAACCGAACTGATATTGGGTCAGCAATCAAGGTGATGAAGGTCACAACAATCATCTTCATCACTGGCGCATTCATGAAGTTAATTCTAATATCCTTTCTGATGAGAGGTGAAATCTAA